The Hippea jasoniae genome includes a window with the following:
- a CDS encoding acyl-CoA carboxylase subunit beta — protein sequence MRERLEELKKLEEQAELGGGLERIEKQHAQGKLTARERIKLLLDEGSFVELDKFVVHRCTDFGMEKQKILGDSVVTGYGTIDGRLVFVFSQDFTVFGGSLSGAHAKKICKIMDLAAKNGAPVIGLNDSGGARIQEGVESLAGYADIFLRNVMFSGVIPQISVIMGPTAGGAVYSPAVTDFTIMVKNTSFMFITGPDVIEAVTGEKITKEDLGGADVHTTKTQVAHFAAENDEDALMLVRELLQFIPQNNMEDPPFKPTDDPPNRRDESIYDLVPADPNKPYNMKDLIKKVVDDGYFFEVQENYAKNMVVGFARFGGRSVGIIANQPQFFAGALDYKAAIKAARFIRFCDAFNIPIVTFEDQPGYMPGVAQEHNGVIIHGAKLLYAYAEATVPKITLIVRKAYGGAYDVMASKHFRADVNYAYPIAEIAVMGPDGAVNILYRRELAKAENPVEKKAELVKMYREKFANPYVAAGLGYIDEIIDPADTRLKIIQALEMTKNKRESNPPKKHGNIPL from the coding sequence ATGCGTGAGAGACTTGAGGAACTCAAAAAACTTGAAGAGCAGGCTGAATTAGGCGGTGGACTGGAGCGTATTGAAAAACAGCATGCCCAGGGAAAACTAACCGCCAGAGAACGCATTAAATTGCTACTTGATGAGGGCAGCTTTGTTGAATTGGATAAGTTTGTTGTACACAGGTGTACTGATTTTGGAATGGAGAAGCAGAAAATCCTTGGCGATAGTGTTGTTACAGGATATGGAACGATCGATGGACGATTGGTATTTGTTTTCAGTCAGGACTTTACCGTTTTTGGTGGTTCGCTTTCTGGAGCCCATGCAAAAAAGATCTGCAAGATTATGGATCTGGCCGCAAAAAACGGTGCTCCTGTTATTGGCTTGAATGATTCCGGTGGTGCAAGGATTCAGGAAGGCGTAGAATCATTGGCAGGCTATGCCGATATCTTCTTAAGAAATGTTATGTTTTCAGGCGTAATTCCTCAAATTTCTGTAATCATGGGTCCAACTGCAGGTGGTGCGGTTTACTCTCCAGCAGTGACAGATTTTACAATAATGGTTAAAAATACAAGCTTCATGTTTATTACAGGACCTGATGTAATCGAAGCCGTTACAGGTGAGAAGATAACCAAAGAGGATTTGGGTGGCGCAGATGTTCACACAACAAAAACACAGGTAGCTCACTTTGCTGCAGAAAACGATGAAGACGCTTTAATGCTTGTTAGAGAGTTATTGCAGTTTATACCTCAAAACAACATGGAGGATCCGCCATTTAAACCAACAGATGATCCACCAAACAGAAGAGATGAATCTATTTATGACCTTGTGCCAGCAGATCCAAACAAACCCTACAATATGAAAGATTTGATTAAAAAGGTTGTGGATGATGGATATTTCTTTGAAGTACAGGAAAACTATGCAAAGAATATGGTGGTTGGCTTTGCAAGATTTGGTGGAAGAAGTGTAGGTATTATAGCCAACCAGCCACAATTCTTTGCAGGTGCACTTGATTACAAAGCAGCAATTAAAGCCGCAAGGTTTATCAGATTCTGCGATGCATTTAATATTCCTATTGTCACTTTTGAGGATCAACCAGGATACATGCCAGGCGTTGCACAGGAGCACAACGGCGTTATTATTCATGGTGCTAAGCTGCTTTATGCATACGCTGAAGCAACTGTTCCCAAAATTACATTAATCGTAAGAAAAGCATATGGTGGAGCATACGATGTTATGGCTTCAAAGCACTTTAGAGCAGATGTGAATTACGCATATCCGATTGCAGAGATTGCAGTTATGGGTCCTGATGGTGCGGTTAATATTCTATACAGAAGAGAACTCGCAAAAGCTGAAAATCCCGTAGAGAAAAAGGCCGAGCTTGTAAAGATGTATAGAGAAAAATTTGCCAATCCTTATGTTGCTGCAGGTCTTGGATATATAGATGAAATTATCGACCCTGCCGATACAAGGTTAAAGATAATTCAGGCTTTGGAGATGACAAAGAACAAGAGGGAATCCAATCCACCAAAGAAACATGGAAATATTCCTCTATAG
- a CDS encoding MFS transporter produces MKNNGLGFVLPLVVFLGGIGGGIVFPILPVLSLQFGLSAFFIGLIISANKITRIFVNQFVGLVIDSFGGKTPLVCGLLLESLGSIFYVISLYICHGWLMLAGRVIWGVGSAFVFISANTIALNRSTRKNRGQFTAKVRIALSLGVPAGLVIGGIFSSLFSNLTAFLLSVSASFIGAFIVLVFFKEEKIEKFKASFKLKESFGFIIKNPDLAVISTGNLLTFFSVQGVVMATLVIFLSFKHIFFFVNDARFSSGIAMSIMMVSSGLAGVIASKIIDKLAIRSIIGFPAVAIVICGFILLGIANTALDVLIALIMIGVSVGINNITLLSILGDFTTINQRGRAVGLYQLLGDIGGSLGPLFGIEIGIHCSFKVMYILTAVIFAFNLFVFGFAFLKEKKHKNEGNVEFDNR; encoded by the coding sequence ATGAAAAACAATGGCCTTGGATTTGTTCTTCCCCTTGTTGTGTTTTTGGGTGGCATTGGTGGAGGAATAGTTTTTCCAATCCTGCCTGTTCTGAGTTTGCAATTTGGTTTGTCGGCTTTTTTTATCGGTTTAATCATATCTGCAAATAAAATCACGCGTATATTTGTTAATCAGTTTGTTGGTCTTGTTATCGATTCTTTTGGAGGTAAAACACCACTTGTCTGTGGACTTCTTCTTGAGAGCCTGGGAAGCATCTTTTATGTTATCTCTTTGTATATCTGTCATGGCTGGTTGATGCTTGCTGGAAGGGTTATCTGGGGTGTGGGCTCTGCTTTTGTTTTTATCTCTGCAAACACAATAGCATTAAACAGATCCACACGCAAAAATAGGGGGCAGTTTACAGCCAAAGTTAGAATTGCTTTATCTTTAGGAGTGCCTGCTGGACTTGTCATTGGGGGAATTTTTTCAAGCCTGTTTTCAAATCTAACTGCCTTTTTGTTAAGCGTATCTGCATCATTTATCGGAGCTTTTATTGTTCTGGTATTCTTTAAAGAGGAGAAAATAGAGAAATTTAAAGCTTCGTTTAAACTAAAGGAATCGTTTGGATTTATCATTAAAAACCCCGATCTGGCTGTAATATCAACTGGCAATCTTTTGACATTCTTTTCTGTGCAGGGTGTTGTTATGGCAACGCTTGTTATATTTTTATCTTTCAAGCATATCTTCTTTTTTGTTAATGATGCAAGATTTTCAAGCGGTATTGCCATGTCCATAATGATGGTTTCAAGTGGTCTTGCGGGGGTTATAGCATCAAAAATCATAGATAAACTCGCCATTCGCTCTATTATCGGTTTTCCAGCCGTTGCAATCGTGATTTGCGGTTTTATACTACTTGGTATAGCAAATACAGCTTTAGATGTATTGATTGCATTGATTATGATAGGAGTCTCTGTTGGAATAAACAATATCACCTTATTGAGTATTTTAGGGGATTTTACAACTATCAACCAGAGGGGCAGAGCCGTTGGTTTATATCAACTTTTGGGTGATATAGGAGGAAGCCTTGGTCCTTTGTTTGGTATCGAAATTGGCATCCATTGCTCTTTTAAGGTAATGTATATTTTAACTGCTGTAATATTTGCCTTTAACCTGTTTGTGTTTGGATTTGCCTTTTTGAAAGAGAAAAAACATAAGAATGAAGGTAATGTTGAGTTTGACAACAGATAG
- the wtpA gene encoding tungstate ABC transporter substrate-binding protein WtpA translates to MAVLKSFILSVATFVFLFCTTAFAASNIIIFHAGSLTVPIRKMAKAFQKKYPQYRILDEPSGSRVAARKVAELKKPCDIVASADYTVINNILMKKGFADFNIEFATNSLAIVYTKKSRYAGIINQKNWPYILLKKDVVVGHSNPNDDPCGYRAMFVAKLAQKYYHIKDFYKKLFGYPDYYKPGFEKKGKIVVRPKETDLLSLLEAGDVDYIFLYKSVAIQHHLKYIQLPDHINLSNPEYAKFYSQACFKVTANSPNNYILKCAKPIIYSLTIPHNENSPQNPDGAILFVKFMLSKKGQSILKSCGQGIINPPVVIGKKPVWLK, encoded by the coding sequence ATGGCAGTGTTAAAATCATTTATCTTATCGGTTGCTACTTTTGTGTTTTTGTTTTGCACTACAGCTTTTGCTGCATCAAATATTATTATCTTTCATGCAGGCAGTCTTACTGTGCCCATTAGAAAAATGGCTAAAGCCTTCCAAAAGAAGTATCCGCAATACAGAATCTTAGATGAGCCTTCTGGCTCTCGTGTTGCAGCAAGAAAGGTTGCTGAACTAAAAAAGCCATGCGACATCGTGGCAAGTGCTGATTATACGGTTATAAACAACATCCTTATGAAAAAAGGATTTGCCGATTTTAATATTGAGTTTGCAACAAACAGCCTTGCTATTGTTTATACCAAAAAATCACGATATGCGGGTATAATTAATCAAAAAAACTGGCCTTATATTTTACTAAAAAAAGATGTGGTTGTTGGGCATTCAAATCCAAACGATGACCCCTGTGGCTATAGAGCGATGTTTGTTGCAAAACTTGCCCAAAAATATTATCACATCAAGGATTTCTACAAAAAGTTGTTTGGATATCCCGACTATTACAAGCCGGGATTTGAAAAAAAAGGAAAAATCGTTGTAAGACCAAAAGAGACTGATTTGCTATCTTTGCTTGAAGCTGGTGATGTTGACTATATCTTTCTGTATAAATCTGTGGCAATTCAGCACCATTTAAAGTATATTCAGCTACCAGATCATATAAATCTATCAAACCCTGAATATGCAAAATTCTATTCGCAGGCTTGCTTTAAGGTTACAGCTAACTCACCCAATAACTACATTTTAAAATGTGCAAAACCCATAATCTATTCGCTTACAATACCTCACAATGAAAATTCACCACAAAATCCAGACGGTGCTATATTGTTTGTTAAATTTATGCTCTCAAAAAAGGGTCAATCTATATTAAAATCGTGCGGGCAGGGCATTATAAATCCACCTGTGGTGATAGGCAAAAAACCTGTGTGGCTTAAATGA
- a CDS encoding diguanylate cyclase, translated as MAEEKSFKLKFVTITLIVEIAILLFISLGFYRYLNTFKHLITEEYQKIYLQEEEARVRNVVMLFVKRLKKDYSSMIPSTISQLKIYANEIDRIFVPLKHTATPKQLFNLIINFVGYSNEHCAVLNKNFKVIKSSIKGIKDGDNLKSVEKFLKVKPVFSGVLSIHATPYISYIKFDPNFNVYIMAAKPLEKIENKLKEKYKTEMNNFRYRVNGTGYVFVIKVIFDKDNKPIFYKGIVLPNKPDFVGKYVDINKRKDAKGNLFAKKMVEIALSKGRGYVNYYYKILGTNQISFKTSFIYYFKPWHWIIGSGFHPGIFESKLQKREKKLSKILLISVLKLSAELFIFEILIFIIAYFFIDKLMIRLKEYRTKLVKKEKFQAHLIDSIPNPLIVVDENGNIITKNEAFSKFFCKEDTNSLTEYLKKIYETDQQNIYEEKEINVCSQPKYLGIHCSMFKDEYEEGLIAIIFDLTHKKHTQDKLLQLSIKDGLTNLFNRRHFNKIFYDEVDKSLENEKPFSLIIFDIDHFKKINDTYGHDIGDIVLKELSQLISDSVRASDMVFRIGGEEFAVLLLGTDAKTAYTIAEKLRKIVENHDFEKVGKVTISLGVAGIKENDSPDELFKKADKALYEAKNSGRNRTVLSD; from the coding sequence ATGGCTGAGGAAAAAAGTTTTAAGTTAAAATTTGTTACAATAACTTTAATTGTTGAGATAGCTATACTACTATTTATCAGCTTAGGTTTTTATAGATATTTGAATACATTTAAGCATCTAATAACAGAAGAATACCAAAAAATTTATCTTCAAGAAGAAGAAGCAAGGGTAAGAAATGTAGTAATGCTATTTGTTAAAAGGTTAAAAAAAGATTATAGCTCTATGATTCCATCAACAATCAGTCAGCTAAAGATATATGCAAACGAGATAGATAGAATCTTTGTGCCATTAAAACATACCGCAACACCTAAACAACTCTTTAATTTAATTATTAATTTCGTTGGATATTCCAACGAGCATTGTGCCGTATTAAATAAAAATTTCAAAGTTATAAAAAGTTCCATAAAAGGCATTAAAGACGGCGATAATCTAAAAAGTGTTGAAAAATTTTTAAAGGTAAAGCCTGTTTTTAGTGGCGTTTTATCGATTCATGCTACGCCTTATATTTCCTACATCAAGTTTGACCCTAATTTCAATGTTTATATAATGGCAGCAAAACCCTTAGAAAAAATCGAGAATAAACTAAAAGAAAAATATAAGACAGAAATGAATAATTTTAGATATAGGGTGAATGGAACAGGGTATGTGTTTGTTATAAAAGTGATTTTCGATAAAGATAATAAACCGATATTTTACAAAGGAATAGTGCTTCCAAACAAGCCAGATTTTGTAGGTAAATATGTTGATATAAATAAGCGCAAAGATGCAAAAGGTAATCTATTTGCCAAAAAAATGGTTGAAATAGCTTTATCAAAGGGCAGAGGTTATGTAAACTACTACTACAAAATATTGGGTACAAATCAAATATCATTTAAAACCTCTTTTATCTATTATTTCAAGCCGTGGCACTGGATTATTGGTAGTGGTTTTCATCCCGGGATTTTTGAGTCAAAATTACAAAAAAGAGAAAAAAAGCTTTCAAAGATTTTGCTTATTAGTGTACTTAAGCTATCGGCAGAGTTATTTATATTTGAAATTTTAATCTTTATTATCGCTTATTTCTTTATTGATAAGCTTATGATCAGACTTAAAGAGTATAGAACCAAGCTTGTAAAAAAGGAAAAATTCCAGGCTCATTTGATAGATTCTATACCCAACCCTTTAATTGTTGTTGATGAAAATGGCAACATTATTACCAAAAACGAAGCCTTCAGTAAATTCTTCTGCAAAGAGGATACAAATAGTTTAACTGAATATCTAAAAAAGATATACGAAACGGACCAGCAAAACATATATGAAGAAAAAGAGATAAATGTATGTTCTCAACCAAAATATCTGGGTATTCACTGTTCAATGTTTAAAGACGAATATGAGGAAGGACTTATTGCAATAATCTTTGATTTAACTCACAAAAAGCACACCCAGGATAAACTTTTACAGCTGAGCATAAAAGATGGACTTACAAACCTTTTCAATAGAAGGCATTTTAATAAGATTTTTTACGATGAGGTGGACAAATCATTAGAGAATGAAAAACCATTTTCTTTAATTATTTTCGACATAGACCACTTTAAGAAGATAAACGACACCTACGGTCATGATATTGGCGATATAGTTTTAAAGGAGCTTTCACAGCTTATATCAGATAGTGTTAGGGCATCCGATATGGTGTTTAGGATTGGCGGTGAGGAGTTTGCCGTTTTGCTTTTAGGTACAGATGCAAAAACAGCATACACAATAGCAGAGAAACTTAGAAAAATAGTAGAAAATCACGATTTTGAAAAAGTGGGTAAAGTGACTATAAGCCTTGGCGTTGCCGGTATAAAGGAGAATGACTCACCTGATGAGCTATTTAAAAAGGCCGACAAAGCCCTATATGAAGCCAAAAACAGCGGCAGAAACAGAACTGTTTTGAGTGATTAA
- the mqnE gene encoding aminofutalosine synthase MqnE yields MNEIWEKLKSNERLNINDAKKILASDDLIEIGRLSRWLKLKKSGKKVYFVFNKHINYTNLCVSKCKFCAFYRNGFEEDAYTMEVEEIIDELKQLPEDVKEVHIVGGLHPTKPFSYYVDMISSIRKNFPSINIKAFTAVEIDYFSKISGLSYKEVLKTLKDAGLDSMPGGGAEVFSERVRKKLYPNKIPFEKWASVHATAHKLNIPTNATLLFGHIETDDEIIDHLFKLRRLQDEHPGFLCFIPLSFHPANTPLKGKIEKVDAVRELKVLALSRLILDNFPHIKAYWVMLSPKIGQIGLHFGADDIDGTIIKERVTHAAGAQSPLGMERDNIIHLIKNAGFIPVERDALYNEIEVYDD; encoded by the coding sequence ATGAATGAAATATGGGAAAAATTAAAAAGCAACGAGCGACTCAATATAAATGATGCTAAGAAGATTTTGGCAAGTGATGATTTAATTGAGATAGGCAGGCTATCGCGTTGGTTAAAGTTAAAAAAAAGCGGCAAAAAGGTATATTTTGTATTTAATAAACATATCAACTACACAAACCTCTGCGTTTCAAAATGCAAATTCTGTGCTTTTTATAGAAACGGTTTTGAAGAGGATGCATATACTATGGAGGTTGAGGAGATTATAGATGAATTAAAGCAGCTGCCTGAAGATGTAAAAGAGGTTCACATTGTTGGGGGTTTGCATCCCACAAAACCGTTTTCATACTATGTTGATATGATTAGCTCAATCAGAAAAAACTTTCCTTCCATAAACATCAAGGCCTTTACGGCGGTGGAGATTGATTATTTTTCAAAAATCAGCGGTTTAAGCTATAAGGAAGTGTTAAAAACACTCAAAGATGCAGGGCTTGATTCGATGCCCGGAGGAGGTGCAGAGGTTTTCTCTGAAAGGGTAAGAAAAAAACTCTATCCCAATAAAATTCCTTTTGAAAAGTGGGCTTCAGTCCATGCAACAGCCCATAAACTCAACATTCCGACAAACGCTACGCTTCTTTTTGGTCATATTGAGACAGACGATGAAATTATAGACCATCTGTTTAAACTCAGAAGGCTTCAGGATGAACACCCCGGTTTTTTGTGTTTTATACCGTTGAGCTTTCATCCTGCAAATACGCCACTTAAAGGTAAGATTGAAAAGGTTGATGCCGTTAGAGAACTTAAGGTTTTGGCTTTATCAAGGTTAATTCTTGATAACTTTCCACATATAAAAGCCTACTGGGTAATGCTTTCGCCAAAGATAGGTCAGATCGGCCTACATTTTGGTGCTGATGATATTGACGGAACGATTATAAAAGAGAGGGTAACCCATGCAGCAGGTGCTCAAAGTCCTCTTGGTATGGAAAGAGACAATATTATCCATCTTATAAAAAACGCTGGCTTTATACCTGTTGAAAGAGATGCTCTCTACAACGAGATAGAGGTTTACGATGATTGA
- a CDS encoding phosphomannomutase/phosphoglucomutase, with protein sequence MDRSVFREYDIRGIWQKNIDEGFSFKLGKAFGIYLKQKGFLKKRVSVGYDARLSSAEIFKAVAIGLNSEGIEVLDLGLIPTPISYFSLFQLDIDGSIMITASHNPKQYNGFKLSAGKDTLFGAQILEIADIMENITQTLDDSELDIEKVDILKYYRDYLAKQFGYLKDFAYKPRFAIDGGNGSAGFVGYDVFKDLGFEPIGLFIQPDGNFPNHHPDPTVEENLLDLKKAIKNNNLDFGIGYDGDGDRIGVVLRDGSILWGDQLLLLFAEYILKEKKDAVFVADVKCSDVIFKRIEQLGGKIVMYKTGHSLIKSKMKQLKADLAGEMSGHIFFAHRYFGYDDAIYVSLRLVEIATKFKLDLLDWKKNLPEVFNTPEIRIDCPEDKKQSVIERFKKILSSEELFDIENIIDIDGVRFHTKQGWGLVRASNTQPVLVLRFEAQSKDALDDLEEKTLKIIGELINE encoded by the coding sequence ATGGACAGGTCGGTTTTTAGAGAATACGACATAAGGGGCATCTGGCAGAAAAATATCGATGAGGGGTTTAGTTTTAAGTTAGGAAAAGCCTTTGGTATCTATCTAAAGCAAAAGGGGTTTTTAAAAAAAAGGGTAAGTGTTGGCTATGATGCAAGGTTATCTTCAGCTGAAATATTTAAAGCTGTTGCTATAGGCCTAAACAGTGAAGGTATTGAGGTTCTGGATCTTGGTTTGATTCCCACACCTATAAGCTATTTTTCTCTATTTCAACTTGATATTGACGGAAGCATAATGATTACAGCATCCCATAATCCCAAGCAGTACAACGGATTTAAATTATCGGCAGGAAAGGATACGCTATTTGGGGCTCAGATCCTTGAAATAGCCGATATTATGGAAAACATAACCCAAACTCTCGATGATTCAGAATTAGATATAGAAAAAGTTGATATTTTGAAGTACTACAGGGATTATTTAGCTAAGCAGTTTGGATATTTAAAAGATTTTGCCTATAAGCCGCGTTTTGCCATAGATGGAGGCAACGGTTCTGCTGGTTTTGTGGGCTATGATGTATTCAAAGATCTTGGTTTTGAGCCTATAGGTTTATTTATCCAGCCGGATGGGAATTTTCCCAATCATCACCCAGATCCTACAGTGGAGGAAAATCTTTTAGATCTAAAAAAAGCCATCAAGAACAACAATCTTGATTTTGGCATAGGTTACGATGGTGATGGCGATAGAATTGGGGTTGTATTGAGGGATGGATCGATTCTGTGGGGTGATCAGCTTTTACTTCTGTTTGCTGAATATATTTTAAAAGAAAAGAAAGACGCAGTATTTGTTGCAGATGTAAAATGCTCAGATGTTATTTTCAAAAGGATCGAGCAGCTTGGGGGCAAAATAGTGATGTATAAAACAGGGCATTCGCTCATAAAAAGCAAGATGAAACAGCTAAAAGCAGACCTTGCCGGTGAGATGAGCGGACATATCTTTTTTGCGCATAGGTACTTTGGATATGATGATGCTATTTATGTTTCATTAAGACTTGTTGAGATAGCAACAAAGTTTAAATTAGACCTTCTTGATTGGAAAAAAAATCTACCGGAGGTTTTCAATACACCAGAGATTCGCATAGACTGCCCTGAAGATAAAAAGCAAAGCGTAATAGAAAGATTTAAAAAAATTCTAAGTAGTGAAGAGTTATTTGATATTGAAAACATTATCGATATCGACGGTGTTAGATTCCACACAAAGCAGGGATGGGGACTTGTCAGGGCAAGCAATACACAGCCTGTCCTTGTTTTGCGTTTTGAGGCTCAAAGTAAAGATGCCTTGGATGATTTAGAAGAAAAAACATTGAAGATAATCGGAGAGCTGATAAATGAATGA
- the mqnC gene encoding cyclic dehypoxanthinyl futalosine synthase, whose translation MIDKIYKKIENGERINKKEGVALLKEGDFLELGRLANIIRFRKHPQRVVTFILDTNINYTNICYVGCSFCAFFRKKTDKDAYTLSINDLIEKIKEANKKGVTTALIQGGLNPEIPYSYYIDLVRELSKFSVHVHAFSPPEIDLMCKISSKSVDEVFEDLKKAGLTTMPGGGAEILSERVRKIISPKKISTKRWLEIMEKAHRHGIKTTATMMFGHIETDEDIVEHLEHIRSLQDKTKGFSAFICWDFKHENNELGKRVKRKVTAIDYLRLVTFSRIYLDNFDNIQASWASQGKDTGEVALHFGANDMGSMLIEENVMRQAGFRVKAGIDEIASLIKKAGFKPALRTTDYRIIKYL comes from the coding sequence ATGATTGATAAGATTTATAAAAAAATAGAAAACGGCGAAAGAATAAATAAAAAAGAGGGTGTTGCACTTTTAAAAGAGGGTGATTTTTTAGAGCTTGGCAGGCTTGCAAACATTATACGGTTTAGAAAGCATCCTCAAAGGGTTGTTACATTTATACTTGATACCAATATCAACTATACGAATATCTGCTATGTTGGATGTAGCTTTTGTGCCTTTTTTAGAAAAAAAACCGATAAAGATGCATATACTTTATCGATTAATGACCTGATTGAAAAAATAAAAGAGGCTAACAAAAAAGGTGTTACTACTGCTCTCATTCAGGGAGGGCTGAATCCTGAAATTCCTTACAGCTATTATATAGATCTGGTAAGAGAGCTTTCAAAATTTTCTGTGCATGTGCATGCCTTTTCTCCGCCTGAAATAGACCTAATGTGCAAGATTTCATCAAAAAGCGTTGATGAGGTGTTTGAGGATTTAAAAAAAGCTGGACTGACAACAATGCCTGGCGGTGGAGCTGAAATTTTATCAGAAAGGGTAAGAAAAATTATTTCGCCGAAAAAAATTTCGACAAAAAGGTGGCTTGAGATTATGGAAAAAGCCCACAGGCACGGTATAAAAACAACGGCAACAATGATGTTTGGTCATATTGAAACAGATGAGGATATAGTTGAACATCTTGAGCATATCAGGAGCCTGCAGGATAAAACAAAAGGGTTTAGTGCCTTTATCTGCTGGGATTTTAAACATGAAAACAACGAATTGGGCAAAAGGGTAAAAAGAAAGGTAACCGCTATTGATTATTTGAGGCTTGTTACCTTTAGCCGCATATATCTGGATAATTTTGACAATATTCAGGCAAGCTGGGCAAGTCAGGGAAAGGATACCGGTGAGGTAGCACTTCATTTTGGTGCAAACGATATGGGTAGCATGCTGATTGAGGAAAATGTTATGAGACAGGCAGGATTCAGGGTAAAAGCAGGAATTGATGAAATAGCTTCTTTGATTAAAAAAGCAGGTTTTAAACCTGCATTGAGAACAACAGACTACAGGATAATTAAATACCTTTAA
- a CDS encoding ABC transporter ATP-binding protein codes for MSFLKVDNISFNISSFSLKNLSFVIEKGKTLALIGKSGSGKTMTLELIAGIKTPHKGKIYLDEKDITHLPRHKREISIVYQDYVLFPHMNVEQNILYSQKNKPDRDLFQRIVNTFKINHMLKRPVNALSGGEKQKIVLARAIMSKPKLLLLDEPLSAIDFPFRRDFLDFIYYLKEEFGLTMIYVTHNFKEALTIADEAAVMFNGEIIRKGRPDEVLQNPENLETARFLGYRNILPINLLEQQKRGFFSVSPEKINIFDKQKDGCLCLKGKLKSPIDISKRYSIIDVDGYNVFVKAKENAKTKLFICFKKEDIIYLNG; via the coding sequence ATGAGTTTTTTGAAAGTTGACAATATCAGTTTTAATATATCAAGCTTTTCTTTAAAGAACCTATCGTTTGTTATAGAAAAAGGCAAGACGCTTGCTTTGATAGGAAAAAGCGGCTCTGGCAAAACAATGACACTTGAACTTATAGCCGGTATAAAAACACCGCATAAAGGCAAAATTTACCTTGATGAGAAGGATATAACACATCTGCCACGCCACAAAAGAGAGATTTCAATCGTATATCAGGATTATGTTTTGTTTCCACATATGAATGTGGAGCAAAACATACTTTACTCCCAAAAAAACAAACCAGACAGAGATCTATTTCAAAGAATTGTTAACACTTTTAAAATAAACCATATGCTTAAAAGGCCTGTAAATGCACTATCCGGCGGAGAAAAGCAAAAAATTGTACTTGCAAGGGCGATTATGTCTAAACCAAAATTACTTTTACTTGATGAGCCTTTAAGCGCCATTGATTTTCCGTTCAGGCGGGATTTTTTAGACTTTATTTATTATTTAAAAGAAGAGTTTGGTCTGACGATGATCTATGTTACGCACAACTTTAAAGAGGCTTTAACCATTGCAGATGAAGCAGCTGTGATGTTTAACGGAGAGATTATAAGAAAAGGTAGGCCTGATGAGGTTTTGCAAAATCCAGAAAACTTAGAAACGGCACGGTTTCTGGGTTATAGGAATATTTTACCCATAAACCTTTTAGAGCAACAAAAAAGGGGTTTTTTTAGCGTATCACCAGAAAAGATAAACATTTTTGACAAACAAAAAGATGGATGTCTCTGTCTAAAAGGCAAATTAAAAAGCCCTATTGATATATCAAAAAGATACTCTATAATCGATGTAGATGGTTATAATGTGTTTGTTAAAGCCAAAGAAAATGCCAAAACCAAGCTATTTATATGTTTTAAGAAGGAGGATATCATTTACCTAAATGGTTAA